The Brassica oleracea var. oleracea cultivar TO1000 chromosome C6, BOL, whole genome shotgun sequence genome includes a region encoding these proteins:
- the LOC106298012 gene encoding uncharacterized protein LOC106298012, producing MAKLNFIMLSFVVLVVANTCVPSLAVEENEPKKLWDQCVVKISPNCALKIISQVFGDGIVSIPCCKELVQEGKECHDTLVKYIADRPSLIGNESKYLQKRDELWAHCVSVSIAVSPA from the coding sequence ATGGCGAAGCTTAACTTTATTATGTTGTCATTTGTTGTCCTAGTTGTGGCGAATACATGTGTACCTTCATTAGCTGTAGAAGAAAATGAGCCAAAAAAATTATGGGATCAATGTGTTGTTAAAATTAGTCCAAACTGTGCACTCAAGATCATTTCTCAAGTTTTTGGAGATGGAATTGTATCAATTCCTTGTTGCAAGGAGCTTGTTCAAGAAGGCAAAGAGTGTCATGACACACTTGTCAAATATATCGCTGATAGACCTAGTTTAATCGGAAACGAATCCAAATATTTACAGAAAAGAGATGAATTATGGGCTCATTGTGTGTCTGTTTCAATAGCGGTATCACCTGCTTAA
- the LOC106296945 gene encoding subtilisin-like protease SBT3.5, which translates to MGLSSLTVSNNRKHIVVVYISLVFILKISLISCANQESQIYTVHLGKRQHNDPKLVTDSHHDILGSLLGSKEASRESMIYSYRHGFSGFSAKLTSSQARELSENPHVVHLTRSKNMKLTTTRVSDYLGLTSTAPTGLVHDTDMGSDTIIGIVDSGIWPGSKSFNDNGLGPIPARWKGQCVSGEGFNASMCNRKVIGATYYAKGIARKYKGAFNAAERDEAMSPLDKIGHGTHCASTAAGSFVQNANFLGLGQGTARGSAPRARVAAYKVCWNNEECFTPDILKAMDHAMRDGVDVLSLSLGSEIPLDFEVDRSDFAIAAFHAVMKGITVVCAGGNDGPETQTISNVAPWIITVAATTMDREFFTPITLGNNVTVLGQEGLYIGEEVGFTDLIYFDDLTKADFEAGKAKGKILFTFLTDRFTDQMAEFAKSKGVVGIIIATKPIDLIEPGTAGIASARVDYEIGMDILLYLQTAKFPKAKISPTKTFVGRPSATKVARFSSRGPNSISPAILKPDIAAPGVGILAAVPTGAGYEFMSGTSMATPVVTGIVALLKQKRPDWSPAAIRSALVTTAFQTDPSGEPIAAEGSPRKIADPFDYGGGLVNPGKVADPGLVYDMGHDEYVHYLCSAGYEDISISKLLGKVYTCPSPTPSMLDVNLPSITIPYLSQEITITRTVTNVGPVGSVYKAVIEPPLGINLQVSPKTLEFGPNTKKITFTVKVSTTHRVNTDYHFGSLTWTDNGVHNVRIPLSVRTRVLNFKI; encoded by the exons ATGGGGTTGTCTTCTCTGACTGTATCCAATAATAGGAAGCATATTGTAGTTGTGTACATAAGTTTAGTATTCATCTTGAAGATATCCTTAATTTCTTGTGCGAATCAGGAAAGCCAG ATTTACACGGTGCATTTGGGTAAGAGGCAACATAATGATCCTAAACTTGTTACTGATTCACATCATGATATCCTTGGATCGCTTCTTGGAAG CAAAGAAGCTTCTCGTGAGTCTATGATTTATAGTTACAGACATGGGTTTTCAGGCTTTTCAGCAAAACTCACATCATCCCAAGCAAGGGAACTCTCAG AAAATCCGCATGTTGTTCACTTAACAAGAAGCAAGAATATGAAACTAACAACAACAAGGGTTAGTGATTACTTGGGACTCACTTCAACCGCTCCAACCGGTCTCGTCCATGATACCGATATGGGAAGCGACACAATCATAGGAATCGTGGACTCAGGAATATGGCCAGGGTCAAAGTCATTTAATGACAACGGTCTTGGACCGATCCCGGCACGCTGGAAGGGACAATGTGTTTCAGGAGAAGGTTTCAACGCGTCGATGTGCAACAGAAAGGTGATCGGAGCTACGTACTACGCAAAGGGTATCGCCAGAAAGTACAAAGGGGCTTTCAATGCAGCGGAGAGAGACGAGGCCATGTCGCCTTTGGACAAAATCGGCCACGGAACACACTGTGCGTCGACAGCAGCAGGTTCTTTTGTCCAAAACGCAAACTTCCTCGGTTTAGGTCAGGGAACAGCGAGAGGCAGTGCCCCTAGGGCCCGTGTAGCCGCTTACAAAGTGTGTTGGAACAACGAGGAGTGTTTCACGCCGGATATTTTAAAGGCCATGGATCACGCTATGCGTGATGGCGTCGATGTTCTATCGCTCTCGCTCGGATCCGAGATACCGCTTGATTTCGAGGTCGATAGGAGTGATTTCGCTATCGCTGCTTTCCACGCCGTGATGAAGGGTATTACCGTGGTATGCGCTGGTGGGAACGATGGTCCCGAAACTCAAACCATCTCTAACGTTGCTCCGTGGATTATAACGGTCGCGGCTACGACCATGGACCGAGAGTTCTTCACGCCCATCACTCTTGGAAACAATGTAACCGTACTG GGTCAAGAAGGTTTATACATAGGAGAAGAAGTCGGATTCACTGATCTTATTTACTTCGATGACTTGACCAAAGCTGATTTTGAAGCCGGTAAAGCTAAGGGGAAAATCTTGTTTACCTTCCTAACAGATAGATTTACAGATCAGATGGCTGAATTCGCGAAATCTAAAGGCGTTGTTGGCATCATCATCGCAACAAAGCCCATTGATTTGATCGAACCGGGCACCGCGGGTATCGCCTCTGCCCGGGTAGACTATGAAATTGGGATGGACATTTTACTGTATCTCCAAACAGCCAA ATTTCCTAAAGCTAAGATCAGCCCAACCAAGACATTCGTTGGCCGACCTTCAGCGACTAAGGTTGCAAGGTTTTCGTCTAGAGGTCCCAATTCAATATCTCCCGCCATTCTCAAG CCGGATATAGCAGCACCAGGTGTAGGTATACTTGCGGCCGTACCAACAGGGGCAGGATACGAGTTCATGTCAGGGACATCGATGGCTACACCTGTCGTAACAGGAATAGTTGCACTTCTTAAGCAAAAACGCCCTGACTGGTCCCCTGCTGCGATTCGATCCGCTCTCGTCACAACTG CATTTCAAACGGACCCATCGGGAGAGCCTATTGCAGCGGAGGGTTCCCCGCGCAAAATCGCTGACCCCTTTGACTACGGAGGCGGCCTCGTGAACCCGGGGAAGGTGGCAGACCCGGGACTTGTCTACGACATGGGCCATGATGAATATGTTCATTACTTGTGTTCTGCAGGCTATGAAGATATATCCATCTCAAAACTACTTGGAAAAGTTTACACTTGCCCTTCCCCAACTCCATCCATGCTTGATGTTAACTTGCCCTCCATCACAATCCCATATCTTAGTCAAGAGATCACAATAACTAGAACCGTGACAAATGTTGGACCGGTCGGCTCGGTTTACAAAGCTGTGATCGAACCGCCTCTAGGTATAAACCTGCAGGTGAGTCCTAAAACTCTTGAGTTCGGTCCCAATACCAAGAAGATTACATTTACGGTGAAAGTCTCCACGACTCATAGAGTGAACACTGATTATCACTTTGGGAGCTTGACATGGACCGACAATGGAGTTCACAATGTCCGAATCCCTCTTTCTGTGAGAACAAGAGTTTTGAACTTCAAAATCTAA